A genomic region of Fusarium falciforme chromosome 4, complete sequence contains the following coding sequences:
- a CDS encoding Putative transporter, translated as MKETSFTKYKNAIKALPREVFNQQLFLTAFTFALCGCPKGWDEGSAASITQLQSFKRQYDLDSELDSETIENLVSFVNIGAGVGAFLSFFLNDKLGRKQSMRLYQTIYITGALVSCFSYGSVGALYFGRIFAGLGIGACTVVGPMTLAEIAPKTIRGFMTLWFNMAMLLAQGLGIFVVYGCSVHISGTLDLQYQVPWFVQTFAPFIGIACSFFIVESPRWLAIRCHEGEALTALCTLRGLPADHPTILEEHSHIVHTVEDEGRHIGSNGFLAVVKETFLVRSNFRRVQLTVIAYILAQFSGANSVTNYLPTVFGLIGVTGRNTKIYSSGLYAVAKLVCTIAASLFFVDMMGRRKSLLIGVTVQMFCHSYLAGYLNVFRSEGSSVPKSASDAAIAAIYVHAFGWAVGLYTLPYLFGAELWPNRIRSFGGALSQCFHWLFYFAITKVTPSLLRSMDVWGAFLFFVGWCIIALVYTFFFVPETSGLSLDDMDIIFSRPIYKMRHPLSASGNDIEKCW; from the exons ATGAAGGAAACGAGCTTTACCAAATACAAAAACGCCATCAAGGCACTTCCTCGAGAAGTTTTCAACCAGCAACTATTCTTGACCGCCTTCACGTTTGCCTTGTGCGGGTGTCCAAAGG GTTGGGATGAAGGCTCCGCGGCGTCCATTACTCAGCTTCAATCTTTCAAGAGGCAATATGACCTCGACAGCGAACTCGACAGCGAGACGATTGAAAATCTCGTATCCTTTGTCAACATCGGCGCTGGTGTCGGAGCGTTCCTGtccttcttcctcaacgACAAGCTCGGTCGGAAGCAGTCAATGAGGCTCTACCAGACCATCTACATCACCGGGGCCCTGGTCTCCTGCTTCTCCTACGGCAGTGTTGGTGCGCTCTATTTCGGTAGAATCTTTGCGGGACTTGGAATCGGCGCCTGCACTGTTGTCGGCCCCATGACGCTGGCAGAGATTGCACCCAAGACCATCCGCGGCTTCATGACTCTTTGGTTCAACATGGCCATGCTGCTTGCCCAAGGGCTGGGTATCTTTGTAGTGTACGGCTGCAGCGTGCATATCTCGGGAACATTGGACCTCCAGTACCAAGTCCCCTGGTTCGTCCAGACCTTTGCCCCGTTCATCGGCATCGCCTGCTCCTTCTTTATCGTCGAGTCACCGCGGTGGCTTGCAATTCGATGTCACGAAGGGGAGGCTCTGACCGCATTGTGCACTCTACGAGGCCTACCTGCCGATCACCCTACAATCTTAGAAGAGCACAGCCACATTGTCCATACCGTGGAGGATGAAGGCAGACATATCGGATCCAACGGTTTCCTTGCCGTCGTGAAAGAAACGTTCCTTGTGCGTTCCAACTTCCGCCGTGTTCAGCTCACTGTTATCGCCTATATCCTGGCCCAATTCTCTGGCGCAAACTCTGTTACCAACTACCTTCCCACAGTCTTTGGGTTGATTGGAGTAACAGGCCGGAACACCAAGATCTATTCCTCAGGGCTCTACGCCGTCGCGAAGCTCGTTTGCACCATAGCtgcctctctcttctttgtcgACATGATGGGACGCAGAAAGTCACTTCTGATTGGTGTCACAGTCCAGATGTTCTGCCACTCCTACCTCGCAGGCTACCTCAACGTGTTCCGTTCCGAAGGAAGCTCCGTACCCAAAAGCGCATCCGATGCGGCTATCGCTGCTATCTACGTCCACGCTTTTGGTTGGGCCGTCGGATTGTACACCCTGCCTTACCTCTTCGGAGCCGAACTGTGGCCGAACCGCATCCGATCCTTCGGTGGTGCACTATCTCAATGTTTCCACTGGCTCTTCTACTTTGCCATCACAAAAGTGACACCCAGCCTCTTGAGAAGCATGGACGTCTGGGGAGCCTTCCTGTTCTTTGTTGGTTGGTGCATCATAGCTCTAGTGTATACCTTCTTCTTCGTGCCCGAGACAAGTGGACTTAGCCTTGACGACATGGATATTATCTTCTCGCGTCCCATCTATAAGATGCGTCACCCTCTTTCCGCTTCGGGCAATGATATCGAAAAA TGTTGGTGA